The DNA window tagtccacggtctctcccatccatcagagCACACAACGGcatgcctcatgactgacaagttcatctggcatggcatcaacaaggacatccgacagtgggcaaggagctgcatcccatgccaggcgagcaaaacatcccggcgCACAGAGTCCGGGGTCGGCGACTTCCCCAGGCTCGTCGGCGCTTCAGCctcatccacatcgacgtcgtcaggCCTCTTCCGCAGTCGgaaggagccagatacctcctgatgatcaTAGACCACTCCACCCGCTGACCtgaggcaacccccatggaggaggcatcaacagcatcaTGTGCAGAGGCCCTCATCTCCAGTTGGATCAACCGTTTCGGAGTGCCATACAGCATCACcacagacaggggtccagccttcctgtcagcgctctgggtctccttggcacgcctgattggtacaactctacacagcacaatggcctACAACCCAGTAGCAaatggcatggtcgagagggcgcaccgctctcttaaagcagctctcatgggaGTTTGCACCgacaagaggtggaaggaacagctaccctgggtcctgctgggtctccgcaccacacTGAAAACAAGTGGCGACATCTCCCCTgctgaaaaagtctacggggagacactGGTTGTTCCAGGAAAATTCTTCCCACCGTCAGCTGACGGCACCGACATCCCCCTCCCGAGGTAACTTGCCcagaagttcgcgccctgccataagaccttcaccgacagaaccaccacctacagttCACCTGCCTTAGACTCCTGcacctacgtcttcgtcagggtggacgcccgtcGGCTGCCCTCAACCAGGCCTTACAGTGGCACCACTGAGTCATCAGGTGGgccgccaaggcatacctccttgacatccacagGCGGGAAAATTGGGTCACCATCGACAGGTTGAAGctggcattcctgttggacagcgaagtatgTGAGGAAACAGGCAGGCACCCCAGAGTTCCCCTTCAATACCTCCCCACAGACACACCCGCTTCCCCACCAAAGCGAGGTCCGGGGAGGCTCAGGGGACACATCGAGCCAACCCAAGATGTTGGTTCCACCCCacacccacagttctccaggagtaggggcccACTCCAACTGCCTCAGCATTTGCATGATTAATGTTCTTTcttccaataattgctcctctaattattgtctttgggggggagtatttgtaagggcatcaaatcgcctctccattcttgtgttttgctcttcatatgtacattaatcacatcatatatgttactagttattgtttcagattctttatgtacctcattgtatgcatcattgtactgCCTGTcccctgatatatatatctgccttttacattttctgtaacacaatatatatgtcttttttatgcctgttaacaaacacaacctctgtATGGACGCTGCGGGGGCCTCGGgttgcccgctacctttccatccgctttccgcattataaacacctgtcgagaataataaatgatcagtctttcacttctgacattttttGAACCTCACAAAAGTTACATGTTCAGTAACCTCCTTGAAATTCTTGGGATTCCACTTTCAGGGCTCAGTGTGTGAACCAGTTTCACTGTTTAGTTTGTTGAAGAGCATAGAAGTGTACTAATGAAAAGGAGGACATATGAGAGAATACTTTCCATTGAGTTTGGTCAAGTTCTTCATACCTTAAGACGAGGGTAATTGCCCTCATTTCCCTTAAAGATCTTAAAGAGTGATACAGAATCATTTCCTTGAAACAAGGTTTTAATTTTTGGCAAAGCAGGCTGAAATTCGTTTTAAATCTTCCACAGAGTAAGAAAGATTCCAACATCAGACAAAGTTGGCTAGCTACAGTATTCCAGGATAACCCAGATCATTGCCCAAAGAAAGCGGTGCGTTGCGGTTGCTGGTGGGATGCTGCCACACGCTTGAATGCAGCCATATTTTGCCTGTCTGGATGACATatgaatttgtttctttgtttgtctaCCTGTTGGTTAACCTCCCTGCTTTCTTGGTGGGCTTCGAAATTTGATGTGCATTTTTTagtaatataagaaaatagtTCCAGTTGCTGTTACATTgatttttctctcttgattttaccatgtttcatTAAACATAAAAGCAGCTTTGAACTGATGACCCACAAGAAACAATGACATTTCTTGATTGCTTCAGCAGAAATATAATACTTCCTTCACAAACGAGGAGTGTTTCTATCCCCTAGCTGAAAAAGGCAACAAGACCACCAACCTTCCTGAGCATCATACCAAAAGTGAAACTGGAGGAGTATGCCTCCACAATGGCGAGAGTAAACACAACTGTTTTAAAGGTAGACTCCGCCATATATGGTTATAAGCCACAGCACAATAGATAAGAGTGAGAGACACTGATCTGTGTGATGGACATATTCTTTTCTAAAATGCCAGAAATTTGTTGAGAGaagtaagtaaatatatcaacAGCTAAACACAATGAACCTGTATGTAGGAGAAACATCTCAAGAACACTTGATACTGAGTTTTGAATCAGGTTTGATTAAGCCTTCAACAGTACATCCATTGCAATTGGTGAATCTGAACAgagaataaacatttttctttgtttaggaTGAGCTTGTAATTTCTCATTGCTTCCATAAACCTCATTACATTTTTGTTGTCTCTTCTTGTCGGATCCATAGACTGGTACCTCATCAACATATGTATACGTCTTCCCAGGCTTTTCAAAGATTGTGTGTTCAGTTATTCTTTGAAAACTTACCTGCCATTTTTTTCCAAGAATTAAACACTTCTCCGCAAGATTTCCGATCGTTATTTGGTGACATGCACTTTGCAGTCAATTTCAGTGAAGATTCTGTTCTGGGCAACTTTTATTGGACcttcattgttattgtttattcagtagatgaaacctattcatatggaagaagcccactgGGCTTcttccattgacttgaaattcaagcttccaagaaaagtggtgctcattaggaagaagaaagaggaagtaaagggaaatacagaaagaaagaagagatcccacgcatcaaaaaagaaaaatcaataaatagataaaaatttattaaaatgcagggagaataatattagggaagtaatgcattgcattttcgcttgaacctctgaagttccagctgcacgacatcctctgggaggcttttccacagcccaacggtgtgaggaataaaggatctctggaactgagaagttcaacagtgaggcacatttactgcatattggtgctgttgttcagcgaatctggttgctctcggcagataaaggggatcagggatcaactgtgaatgtgaaagatctctgttgaaatacaacttatgaaaaagtgacaaacaagatcTCTTCTAAGTAATAGGTAGGCATCAGTTAACATTAATTGGTGTATAGGATGAGAACAGACAATCAATAATCTGCCTTTAAATCTGTCATTCATCGTCACCCAGACCTGTGATGAGTCATTGGGCTCATAATGTTCTCTTTCAGAATCAACAGAAGACCCATCAGCACTGAGCAGTGCCTGCATTCCACCACTATAGGAATACAATCTAGGTGCAGGTAGGTGAACACAGATGGAAGAGGTGCATTTATGTTAGGCCATTTACAAACAGAGAGTAATAGCCGAGTCCCCCAAAGTGGGATCTCGACCCTGGTGTACTCCTGGCATACTGCCAAAGTACAAGTCCCCGGGCAAACATCCAGATTTTACGGACCTCCACGGtccaatgtaaatatttttagacaGGAATTTAGTATACTCCAATAAATGATTAACATGGTAGTTTTAATACTTTATATTTGAAGAGCTTTAACTATAGCTGGATGTTCCAGGATATCATAATGTGGTCGCCTTTAATGAGTTATTGGGATTACATCTGTTGGTTAATAGTGTTGATTGTGTCATAAATCTTTACAGTCGGGTGAATTGAATTTGATAGCATGTGGCCGTTGATGGAAAACCGTATAGCAGGTAAATGCAGATCACCGTAGCGAAATGgtagggaaagaaaataaaagtcagtaaCTAATACAATTATTTGTTAAGAGGGAGGAAACTAAATATTATATCCAGAAAATCGGAGAAACGTCATCGGGTAGGAATAAATTCCACCGATTCCTTGAAAGTCTGTCAGGATCCCTAATGTTTTCTTTGATCAAGAGCTAGACaatgattttcttaaatttttaataaacaaaattacaaatgtaaCTGTGACTTGCAGGAACGGCTATGTTAATACCGAACCTGATAACGGGTAAGATTATCGAGATTCAATACTGTAAATAATTATGATGTTGCCAAGATTATTAGGATGCGAAGGAAACGAACTATGCCATTGATCCAATGTCGATACCTGAATTTTTAGGGTTGAAATTTTTCTTGCTCACTGAAAGTTACAGACACCAGCATTTTTTGGTGCACATCTCCTATTTCAGGGAAACTGGCTATTATCACAACAGTTTTGAAAGGTGCCCTGGATTATCGAAACTGGTGTTCATATAGACCTATTTCTAATTTAGCATTCCTGTCCACGATACAAGAATATGTGATTCTTGAAAAACTACAATTAGTTGTTACGCTTTTCCATATAATCAATCGGCTTGTTGACAATCATATTCTACTGAGGCTCCTATATTCTCTATTGTAATTGATCTACTGGAAATGGGGTGTGAAGGCAAATGTGATATCCTGGTTTTAATTGATTTTAGAGAAGCTTTTAATACATGTGTGCATGAACTTCTAATTGAGTCACGATCCACTGGAAATGTTGGTAAAGCCTTATAGGATTTAAAATACTACTTGCAAGACAAAAAATACTGTGTACAAACTGGAGATTCGTATTTATCTTAAGAAACTGTCAAAAGGGGCGCTGAGTGAAGTTACAGCTCTTTGAAGATGAAGTCTAATTTTATTGCCGCATGAATGACATGGATAATACAAAACTGCCGAATAGTGTTCTTATTAATGTTAAGGTACTTATGTCATTTAAGTAATTTAaagtaaatacaaacaaaacttaAATCATATTGATGAGGGAGAGAAATTAATGGAGGGTCCTTGATGATATCCAGGTTATCATTAATTGTAATCTGGTCCAAATTACTGACTTACACGTAACGCTGGACGGTAGTTTGTCTCCAGGTAGGCTACTCATCGGTTGCTGAACATCATCCTAGAattattactttcctttttaaaaaaaatatcttaacgaGTGCTTCGTTAGGAAATTTGTGATTAATTGTACCATTAATAAAGGGGATTACGGTAACTCTGTCATAATATATGTCAGATAAACTTAAACGCATGAAGCTGAAAAATATACTCAATAGATCGGCGAGATCGGTAAAAAGTATTGCACTTAGTAATAAGATTACCTTCGATGGTAAGATATGAACAGGCCGCCATCAAggctaaaataatgtttaaaataagtCTATGACACACCACTATCATGTCTTGGTGTCCTAAGCATCTGAGAGATTATCAGTACACGATAGACAATGACTCATGTCAGCACAAACTTAATTGCAGATGATATGTTATCCGAGCCAAGATGtacttcaaaatatttaatgttgGTTTGAGAGCCTTCAAATAATGCAACCCCTAGATTGTACAATATGCTCCACTTGGTATTAGGACTGAACATACAAGATATaggttttcaaaattaaaagaaaacaagtaaaaaatgcaatcgagttttctgtacagccgctacagcgtataatcaaggccaacgaaaatagatctatctttcggtggtctcggtatcatgagccgcgccccacgaaactttaaccacggcccggcggtggcctatcctatatcatagccagaagcacgagtaaggttaattttaaccttgaataaaataaaaactactgaggctagatggctgcaatttggtatgtttgatgactggagggtggatggccaacgtaccaatttgcatccctctagccttagctctgagggcggacagaataaagtccggacagccagacaaagccggcgcaatagttttcttttacagaaaactaaaaacagacgTTCTTATTTTCTGAGTGTTATGACAGTTAACAAAGAATGTGCCTAATGACTGTTTCTTCGAATGTCTACTGACATGTGCATATGACATAAACATACAGGTCCCACACTGCGCTTTCACAGGAGTGCGACCGAGTGCTAAAAAGCTCATGGCAAGTAACAAACATTATAGAACTCGAGTAAGGTATTACTGAACCAGTTCAATCTTAGTATCTGAACCTATGAAAAGATAAATGTAGCAAATAAATCAGCAACAGAATTCCACACATTTTATGTAACATAACTCCTCACCATATTACACTATGGATCCggaaaaaatttcatgggggcccactaattttcatatacatacatatacatatatatatatgtatgtgtatatatatgtatatgtatatgtatatatgtataattatgtatgtataattatacacacacatatatatatatatatatatatatatatatatatatatatatatatatatatatatatatatatatatatatatatatatatatacacacgtatattgtgacgaagtgtccagtgtcagttcttcaaatcaaacctgatatctaagtgcttgtcccagaatctagtgcaccatttatatataggTGACCCCAAGAGTATCCAGTActtgttctttaaatcaaacctggtatctaaggtaactgatatttgattaccaaacacaccatttattcaacaattatagttacctcacaaaaagccagacacctgaaccctcatcacacataaagacAACTGGcggatttctctaaaggcaacagtgatccttaTAAAGCTTTTTATCAATCAtgaaaagcagataaagttcgttaaacaggtgtgagagtaaatctaagggcatcactccattaacattataaaatttcaaatatttccatttatttcatttccctagttcgagctcacttcaattacttgaaggaaaacatctcacttaccactctatataattcaaatcaaaattactggtgggtcaatgaatgaaactctgatataatatttttaaatacaaaaatttatttctaaattcaagattatacatgacatttaacagtctcagggaaatctattattactcgaaacaaaacaagtcggattaaatctgaattaatcatcagtccaaaattaaatcagaaattaattttattaattcataaatttattcaagaagatttaaattgttaaataacaaaacttgattgcgaggaaatatactgtaagtaaattaattcccacgtgttaaacaaaataaggcaaataaatcaatcatataaaaatgcggatacaaaagacacagaaatatactctgcaaaagattaaatatccaaatgtaaagcaaaaattaaggcaatagcaaacacatcacatatataaaaaaattcttcaagataaatatcaaaacatatgtacgaaaaatattaaaagtgaaaggtatctttacatataaccactgcagatattattttcagtgctacgagaaccataattattttacaatacacCTTCAATTCAAATACTTCATTAATCTTTAACCAGACATAGTGCACACACCTTAATAAACCACTGTTCAGATAACTGGACACATTTGccaggaattaaacagttaaaggaatatgagtgaccatcgtctaccaaatcTGCAATTACATTAAGcagggacattcgtaatcccgaagcggcttgaacagagagagagagagagaggcgcccaGGCGAAAAACGCAACTCaactttccacaacgcttttggtCTCTCAGTGTGGGCCTTTTAGATGCAGAGGGCACGGTCTATGGGTGGAAAGAACAGGTCCCCCGagcgatgtttttattttaaaactctttaaatgATGATTAGGAGacaagtggaattacagttaacactaatatttatcattacatagtttcagaacaagaatctctagttattataataaaatggaaaacatcgCTACAATAACATTCTGAACGACATTATGCAACTTTGTAATGGGATCTTCACCCCACAATGTTTTTGATGCGGCCCATGGTGCTTGTCACTAATGGAGAGGTGatagtctcagcaagttttgaaaccGACTAAAACAAAGCGCGTCCCTATACAACGAATtagcggttctctctctcttagtatcaTTCTTGTctctctaactatacagcgtCTCAGACATGCAGCGTTTAATCTTTACCccacctacgctaactcttttatggTATACGCATATCTGAACACAAAACCATACAGTACacgacaatacacacatacacacggggagattactgtattatgaaaaccacagcataagactcctcccccaagaagattggttatcgGAGTTGGATCAGCAGTTCCATAGCAGGATAAGTgatcatgtttcaatttgttatTCCTGGGTTAATCTTTGTACCTTAATATTATGGGGTTAATAGAGATCATAGTGGTCTCTGGTTTGTGATTCTTGATCActgtaaaaacgtgagcggattgtgatcgAACAacactaaaatctcttcattctagagtctgttcacatacacttccaaacttttcaatgctgtgattaaggctagagtttcttttctatcgtggaatacacttttTTTCTGATGCcttttcagtttcgaagacatgGCTTATACGGGATACAAAAAGTTCactcatcttcttgaagtagtacgGCTCCAATTCCACAGGCCAGAGGCATCAACTTTATCCTACGAATTTCTTATTGATCTCTGGGCcagtactggtcttgaagttaaaatggcttttaccttctcaaaggattcttgacattctgtagtccaaaacACAAACTTACGCTGGGACTAGTTGATTGTTgaggggctactacagctgagaaattcagGCAAAAcacgatagaatcctgccatgcccaaataCTGTAACTGTTTtcctagtagtaggtggggtagccttatgaATACCTCACCATTCACCGTTTACTAGGCGAGAAAGGCCTTtccttcaaacccaagatactgcacagttgtgCCCTTCCCGAACTCACACTCTCTTCTCTGGGTTGACTGTTGTTATTCCCTTGGTTTTTCTTGGCTTTCCtccaggatcttcagatgttctttaTGCCTTAAATTAAATGACTAtgtgtcatccagatatacacctactccttctgtGGACCTAACAGTTGATCCATCATatcgttgaaacgttgcagggTGCATTCATCAGAGCAAATCATGGGAACAGTATCTTTGATACCAGTCCAAAAGGAGTGgcaaagctgacagcaatttagcactcTCATcaggaatttgatagtatcccttcaacgaTCTATCTTGGGAGACAAGCATTgtcaacattatcaagtaactgatctataagaggcaagggataattgtcagccacactgatggaattcagcttcctataatcagtacacatcctaaatgagccatcaggtttcttcactagcacacatggagaactgtagtgacttgaactgggttctgctaatccatgctggctgaaatattccttcttttccaaaacatctcgatgatggGTGAtgggcgataagctctctgttggATGGTCTTCTGTAATGtgtggatcttgatctcatgcttgatcagatcagtaccggtacatctgcaaatagttctgtagGCTTCTAATCACTTCGCACAACTCACCACCGCTCCAACactcaaatgtttcagtttatcctccaaattttcaaaattgaagaattattcatgcTTTTtactttcagctcccaattcatatccatcgtcgtcttctggttgaagttgtctgggttattgacacagtttccattttggtttctgaagtaaggttttaagaggttctGCAtgtcttcctttttcgtcttcgttttctggtgtttcaattgcGCTAAGTTctgtcacttaacctctcaattatcttgtaaggaccttgaaacttgttggaaagggaaatctcttgacaggtaaaaagcactaacacttgttgaccaacactaaaacttcttagcttgaatcttcttatcatatctccttttcatttctcttgactcagtttcagattttctagaaattttctaatctcttccaatcttttcctcaagttctttacatacctCTCCTTagttttccacttgattttcttcccaattttctgcaaattttcaacggtcctctcacttctctaccaaatcatctcgttaggtgaacaacccatgctttcttgataagcattcctaatttcaaataacatcaattgtacactgtccagtctctgcctgactcagaacaatacttagtcagcatataATGTCGGTGAAACCTTTCAAAGTATTGAGTCTGGTTGATGTGATGGATAACTGTTGTTCCTCCTAACAGGTTCatcatcctgaaacagtttggaagtcaGAGTGGTTCCTCTGTCACTTTGGCACAATTTCAGGTAtccccaaactttgagaaaaactccactagtttctcagcaactatcttggcagatatgtttctaacagggattgcccactcaggatatcttgtcaggacacatcaatgttaacagatactcatgacccttcttcgtcttcggcagtggtccaaccatatctataatcaccttgctttcagctatctggcaggtCATGACACTCCCGAcggaacttgctaacatctttgtgaagtccggAGCCAGAAAAAAtgttcatggtcttctccacggTCTTCCTAATTCCCACTTATGTCCAGTCATGAGGCTACTGCTACTACTTACAGCTATCAATGGACATTGGGatcaaatttgatgatattcaccccattcagcatctcctggtatatctgcaggtctatgctttctcatcagcataccttccttcagataataacaggtaggagtttgttgcatctcttcttgatcaacaactctgaaaaacaactcagctaaggatacatccttcttctgcaggtccattagcttctctctggtcacctgaccaacttcaagggttgagctctcaatatctgctaactcagctactgtggTTCTGGtatcttcaggaacatcttgactactccagagtctcttcagggatgTGACAACTGCAGAGCCTCATGTGATCAGCACTAGAGTATCATTtctctggaacaactcttctagctcaatgatccttcttgagtgggtaagtCTCAGActcttcacttgcaggcataATCCTCTTCATTACTCATAAATCAGGTCTGCAATAAAATGAGTTAGAGttaattcttctccaaatctaccgtaggactaatcctcaatggtttatctgtcactataggacaaaggaacaaatggcacactaccaacttcattccctaacagaacatgtacaccttcaacttAATGATgatcctttacagcaaaatcaacatctcctgtctggattcacatgacaggtgtaaacGGCATATAGGGTTACCTCTTCTCCATCTGTACTATTAAATAACAGATctctgtaagattctcctccagCTGGGGTGGGCATGCATGGACTGCACTGTGGTTTGCTCCTGTATCctgtaacaccttgactggtacctgcacacttcctcctggagttgtccagcgtaccctcatagatatggcttaagcctccaagctgctcatctttcactgcttgaagttacatttccactggtggCTAAACACTCTGCTCGTTTAGTTTCAGTCTTCATAGACTTGACTCCCACTCCCATTGTTCTTttgtctgtttcacctggtcatttcttactaacttgaccaactggtttggttcTCCAGTAATCGTCTGTTGACACTccgactgaagtgtcctgctcttcctgTGAGACAACGTTGAGTATGTGATTGTGTACAACATTGATATCATGAGGACTTTACATtgcttgctgagggatattacacAAATGACAGTGTACCATGTAGGATTCTGTTAAATCTGCTCTGGTGGGTGAGACCTAAAATACTGTTGATTCTGGTGtctgacattatagttccttctgctgctgataTTGAAATCCtcgctaagtgtagcagctttgtcaagcttattcacctctctctctctcaaataggctcttatgtgttcaggaattcccctaagatattgttcaggacgataattcttcaagatcttcaaatgttttaactttgtAATATCAATAATCGTTAAACATCTTCTTGCTTTATCTGTATAATCAAGAAAGTTATCTGATCAATCTATTAtcaagatctgaatctttcattataatattcagtggtcatctggtaaacttgtagcacattgtgtttaagtaccttgtactctttacacagatcagctgataaggctaaataggcacttcttcctttaccaatgagaacactctgtaacaagactgaccatttatcctctggccatcccattcctgcagccactttctcaaagtgataaaaaaactcatctggagcttcttctgtaaactttggaattaacttctgcactcttactacatcaaatacagggtctgaatcaccttgagtagggttagatgaattgttacgggcaattcagctggctttcaacctttccatctctctctttgtgtgtctagctatttctcttaattcttcagcagctttctcttatatctttctttctttctcgttttctctgtctttatatctttttcttatataaatacctatctttcaa is part of the Macrobrachium rosenbergii isolate ZJJX-2024 chromosome 41, ASM4041242v1, whole genome shotgun sequence genome and encodes:
- the LOC136827092 gene encoding igE-binding protein-like, with amino-acid sequence MEEASTASCAEALISSWINRFGVPYSITTDRGPAFLSALWVSLARLIGTTLHSTMAYNPVANGMVERAHRSLKAALMGVCTDKRWKEQLPWVLLGLRTTLKTSGDISPAEKVYGETLVVPGKFFPPSADGTDIPLPR